From one Coffea eugenioides isolate CCC68of chromosome 11, Ceug_1.0, whole genome shotgun sequence genomic stretch:
- the LOC113753306 gene encoding actin-related protein 3 — translation MDPATSRPAVVIDNGTGYTKMGFAGNVEPCFIVPTVVAVNDSFVNQSRAASTKSNNWLAQYSAGVMADLDFCIGEEALSRSKSNTTYNLSYPIKRGQVDNWDAMERFWQQCIFNYLRCDPEDHYFLLTESPLTAPESREYTGEIMFETFNVPGLYIAVQPVLALAAGYTTSKCEMTGVVVDVGDGATHVVPVAEGYVIGSSIKSIPVSGRDVTLFIQQLMRERGEHVPPEDSFEVARKVKEAYCYTCSDIVKEYNKHDKEPAKYIKQWRGIKPKTGAPYSCDIGYERFLGPEVFFNPEIYSSDFTTPLPDVIDKCIQSAPIDTRRALYKNIVLSGGSTMFKDFNRRLQRDLKKIVDARLLSSDARLGGEVRAQPVEVNVVSHPIQRYAVWFGGSVLASTPEFFAACHTKAEYEECGASICRTNPVFKGMY, via the exons GATTCGTTTGTGAACCAGTCTCGGGCGGCTTCCACAAAGAGCAATAATTGGTTAGCCCAGTATAGCGCTGGGGTGATGGCGGATCTGGATTTTTGTATAGGGGAAGAAGCGCTATCTAGATCTAAATCTAATACTACTTATAACCTTAGTTATCCAATTAAGCGCGGCCAAGTTGATAATTGGGATGCAATGGAAAGGTTTTGGCAACAGTGTATATTCAATTACCTAAGATGCGATCCTGAAGATCATTACTTTTTGTTGACTGAAAGTCCATTGACTGCGCCTGAGAGCCGGGAATATACTGGTGAGATTATGTTTGAAACGTTCAACGTTCCGGGGCTTTACATTGCGGTGCAGCCGGTGCTGGCTTTAGCTGCAGGGTACACCACATCCAAG TGTGAGATGACTGGTGTTGTAGTGGATGTTGGCGATGGGGCTACTCATGTTGTTCCTGTTGCTGAGGGTTATGTGATTGGGAGCAGCATTAAGTCAATTCCTGTCTCAGGGAGAGATGTCACTCTCTTCATTCAACAGCTCATGCGG GAAAGAGGAGAGCATGTTCCTCCAGAGGATTCCTTTGAAGTAGCGCGAAAAGTGAAGGAAGCATATTGTTATACTTGTTCAGATATTGTCAAG GAGTATAATAAACATGACAAGGAGCCAGCAAAGTACATCAAACAGTGGAGAGGTATCAAACCAAAGACTGGGGCACCTTACTCATGCGACATTGGTTATGAAAGATTTCTTGGCCCTGAG GTCTTCTTTAACCCTGAGATTTACAGCAGTGATTTTACAACCCCTTTGCCGGATGTCATTGACAAATGTATCCAGTCTGCTCCAATAGACACAAGGAGGGCTTTGTACAAG AACATTGTTTTGTCTGGAGGATCAACCATGTTCAAGGACTTCAATCGAAGGTTGCAACGAGATCTAAAGAAAATTGTTGATGCTCGTCTGCTCTCATCAGATGCTCGCCTAGGTGGAGAAGTCAGA GCACAACCAGTGGAAGTCAATGTTGTCAGCCATCCAATCCAGAGATATGCCGTCTGGTTTGGAGGCTCTGTACTTGCCTCTACCCCTGAATTTTTTGCA GCTTGTCATACAAAGGCTGAGTATGAAGAGTGTGGGGCAAGCATATGCAGAACGAATCCTGTTTTCAAGGGGATGTATTGA